Proteins encoded together in one Telopea speciosissima isolate NSW1024214 ecotype Mountain lineage chromosome 6, Tspe_v1, whole genome shotgun sequence window:
- the LOC122665139 gene encoding protein CDI-like translates to MAPAVEVVNSNGNGLQTADPVADFVADMNPSNAKKPFKIFVGYDPREDVAYQVCRYSILKRSSVPVEIIPIKQQDLRSKGLYWRERGPTESTEFSFSRFLTPFLANYDGWAMFVDCDFLYTTDFKELIELIDENYAVMCVQHDYTPKESTKMDGAVQTVYPRKNWSSMVLYNCGHPKNKILTPELVNSQTGAFLHRFMWLEDHEIGSIPFVWNFLVGHNKVNENDPSTFPKALHYTTGGPWFEAWKNCEYADLWVNELEAYKKEMELA, encoded by the coding sequence ATGGCTCCAGCGGTTGAGGTTGTGAATTCGAACGGAAATGGACTCCAAACTGCAGATCCTGTAGCCGATTTTGTTGCTGATATGAATCCGAGTAATGCGAAGAAGCCCTTTAAGATCTTTGTGGGTTACGATCCGCGTGAGGATGTTGCTTACCAGGTCTGTCGTTACTCGATCTTGAAGCGTTCTTCGGTTCCAGTGGAAATTATACCTATCAAACAACAGGATTTGAGGAGTAAGGGTCTTTACTGGCGTGAGAGAGGGCCTACAGAGAGCACCGAGTTCTCGTTCAGTCGATTTTTGACTCCATTCCTTGCCAATTATGATGGTTGGGCAATGTTTGTGGATTGTGATTTCCTTTACACAACAGATTTTAAGGAATTGATAGAGTTGATTGATGAGAACTACGCAGTTATGTGTGTTCAGCATGATTATACTCCCAAGGAAAGCACCAAGATGGATGGGGCTGTGCAGACAGTTTATCCCAGGAAGAACTGGTCTTCCATGGTTCTGTACAATTGTGGGCATCCCAAGAACAAGATCTTGACGCCGGAGCTTGTGAATTCCCAGACGGGTGCTTTTCTTCACAGGTTTATGTGGCTTGAAGATCATGAAATTGGGTCGATTCCATTTGTTTGGAATTTCCTTGTTGGTCATAACAAGGTCAATGAGAATGATCCATCTACATTCCCCAAAGCTCTACATTATACTACGGGAGGGCCTTGGTTTGAGGCCTGGAAGAACTGTGAGTATGCAGACCTGTGGGTGAATGAATTGGAAGCATACAAGAAGGAAATGGAGTTggcttga